One Bacillus amyloliquefaciens DSM 7 = ATCC 23350 DNA window includes the following coding sequences:
- a CDS encoding methyl-accepting chemotaxis protein, which produces MFKKMHIKIAVFVSAMLFVTVVFLTVSSYLTLKPMMTEEAKRTTENVTNSLGQNIELQLKNDETVLLRLAGGELSRTFLTDGKKETAQLFNDELKQIGQNDKYVALAYVGTANKQMFTYPKADFAKDYDPTNRTWYKMAVEKPDKVVWTEPYKDVVTGDMIVTAAKAIQNNGTVIGVASLDLKLSSIQSMVNDQKVPYKGFAFLTDENGSLLAHPSKQGKNISEDQTLKEISSDKEGVKEREGNMVVYQTIKETGWKVGTQFEKDQLMGVADKMNTVSIFMSLIALVITIGLSYFLAKSITGPIQQLIAKTNSVSAGDLTVRAQTKSKDEVGVLTKDFNQMVENMKEMVEQVKTSSEKVSDTSDQLTVISQETNETSGQIAKAIEEVAAGATEQASEVETINERSENLSVKIKGIADRAGSIKQLSKSSEDASYKGLDALGQLLMKSNEANSETKKVEAMLTDLEKQTKNIEEVVTAISAISDQTNLLALNASIEAARAGESGRGFAVVAEEVRKLAEQSALSSGHISETVRLIQSETKDASHAMIEASRMNDEQNSAIHETGEVLNLITTEMQSLVQGIDHIYNDIQKMSEEQAAIQEAIQSISAISQESAAAAEEVNASTDEQLVTLEKVKQSTDMLKSASEDLISAISKFTL; this is translated from the coding sequence ATGTTTAAAAAAATGCATATCAAAATTGCTGTATTTGTCTCAGCAATGCTTTTCGTAACGGTTGTTTTTTTAACGGTTTCTTCATATTTGACATTAAAGCCCATGATGACGGAGGAAGCAAAACGTACGACAGAGAATGTCACCAATTCACTCGGTCAGAACATTGAGCTTCAGCTGAAAAATGATGAGACTGTATTATTGAGATTAGCAGGCGGTGAATTGTCCCGGACGTTTTTAACAGATGGGAAGAAAGAAACCGCACAGCTCTTTAATGATGAGTTAAAGCAGATCGGACAGAATGACAAATATGTCGCGCTTGCATACGTCGGAACCGCGAACAAACAAATGTTTACATATCCAAAGGCTGATTTTGCCAAAGACTACGATCCGACAAATAGAACGTGGTATAAGATGGCGGTCGAAAAACCGGATAAGGTGGTCTGGACTGAGCCTTATAAAGATGTTGTGACGGGAGACATGATCGTGACAGCGGCAAAAGCCATACAAAACAATGGAACCGTCATCGGAGTGGCGAGCTTAGACCTGAAGCTGTCCTCCATTCAGAGCATGGTCAATGATCAAAAGGTTCCATATAAGGGGTTTGCATTTTTAACGGATGAAAACGGTTCTCTTCTGGCGCATCCGTCAAAACAGGGGAAAAACATTTCGGAAGATCAAACGTTAAAAGAAATCAGCTCAGACAAAGAAGGCGTCAAAGAGCGCGAGGGCAACATGGTTGTCTATCAAACGATAAAAGAAACAGGGTGGAAAGTCGGAACGCAGTTTGAAAAAGATCAGCTGATGGGAGTAGCTGACAAAATGAATACTGTGAGCATTTTCATGTCACTGATCGCCCTTGTGATTACGATCGGACTCAGCTATTTCCTCGCGAAATCGATAACCGGTCCGATTCAGCAGCTGATCGCCAAAACAAATTCGGTCTCAGCGGGAGATTTAACCGTCCGCGCCCAGACAAAATCAAAAGATGAAGTAGGCGTGTTAACAAAAGACTTTAACCAAATGGTTGAAAATATGAAAGAGATGGTCGAACAGGTCAAGACCTCTTCAGAAAAAGTGTCCGACACGTCTGACCAATTAACCGTCATCTCACAGGAAACAAATGAAACGAGCGGACAAATCGCAAAAGCGATAGAGGAAGTTGCCGCCGGAGCGACAGAACAAGCGTCAGAGGTTGAGACAATCAATGAAAGATCAGAAAATCTCTCAGTTAAAATAAAAGGAATCGCGGATCGCGCGGGCAGCATAAAACAACTCTCAAAATCTTCAGAGGATGCCAGCTACAAAGGACTGGATGCGCTCGGCCAGCTGCTTATGAAGTCAAATGAAGCCAATTCAGAAACGAAAAAAGTAGAGGCAATGCTGACTGATCTGGAAAAACAAACGAAAAACATAGAAGAAGTCGTGACGGCAATATCAGCGATTTCAGACCAGACGAATCTCTTGGCGCTGAATGCGAGTATTGAGGCCGCAAGAGCGGGAGAAAGCGGCCGGGGCTTTGCCGTCGTCGCTGAAGAAGTCCGCAAGCTTGCTGAACAATCAGCTCTTTCTTCCGGCCATATCAGTGAGACGGTCCGACTGATTCAATCAGAGACAAAAGATGCGTCACACGCAATGATCGAGGCAAGCAGAATGAATGATGAACAAAACAGCGCCATTCATGAAACGGGTGAAGTGCTCAATCTGATTACGACAGAAATGCAGTCTCTCGTTCAAGGCATAGATCATATTTACAATGACATTCAAAAAATGAGTGAAGAACAAGCGGCGATACAAGAAGCGATTCAAAGCATTTCCGCTATTTCTCAAGAATCTGCGGCAGCGGCGGAAGAAGTGAATGCTTCAACTGATGAACAGCTCGTTACGCTTGAAAAAGTGAAGCAATCAACTGACATGTTAAAGAGCGCGAGTGAAGATCTGATCAGCGCCATTTCTAAATTCACCTTGTAG
- a CDS encoding NAD(P)-dependent oxidoreductase: MNKTVGFIGLGVMGNSMAAHILEAGYPVLVYTRTKQKAEEILNKGAVWQETVKDLSEKADIIITMVGYPSDVEEIYLGENGILRHAKEGAFVIDMTTSKPSLAKKIAEKAKEKSIHALDAPVSGGDIGARNGTLAIMAGGEKEAFEACLPLFSVMGENIQYQGPAGSGQHTKMCNQIAIAAGMVGVAEAMAYAEKSGLNPEQVLKSITTGAAGSWSLSNLAPRMLKGDFAPGFYVKHFIKDMGIALEEAELMGEEMPGLALAKSLYDKLSAQGEENSGTQSIYKLWVK, from the coding sequence GTGAACAAAACGGTCGGATTTATCGGTTTAGGCGTCATGGGAAACAGTATGGCAGCGCACATTTTAGAAGCGGGTTATCCTGTTTTAGTCTACACGCGGACGAAACAAAAAGCGGAGGAGATCCTGAATAAGGGAGCGGTCTGGCAGGAGACAGTCAAAGACCTTTCAGAGAAAGCAGACATCATTATTACTATGGTCGGCTATCCGAGCGATGTCGAGGAAATCTATCTCGGCGAAAACGGTATTCTCCGGCATGCGAAAGAAGGGGCGTTTGTCATTGACATGACGACATCAAAACCGTCTTTGGCGAAAAAGATAGCGGAGAAGGCCAAAGAGAAGTCAATTCACGCCTTGGACGCACCCGTTTCCGGCGGTGACATCGGCGCCCGGAACGGAACGCTTGCCATTATGGCCGGCGGAGAAAAAGAAGCATTTGAAGCATGTCTGCCGCTTTTCTCCGTTATGGGGGAGAACATTCAGTATCAAGGGCCGGCAGGGAGCGGCCAGCATACGAAAATGTGCAATCAGATCGCGATTGCAGCAGGAATGGTCGGAGTGGCTGAAGCGATGGCTTACGCTGAAAAATCCGGTCTGAACCCGGAACAAGTGCTGAAAAGCATTACAACCGGAGCGGCCGGAAGCTGGTCTTTGTCCAATCTCGCTCCCCGCATGCTGAAAGGCGATTTTGCACCCGGATTTTACGTGAAACACTTTATAAAAGACATGGGAATCGCTCTTGAAGAAGCGGAGCTCATGGGAGAAGAGATGCCCGGATTGGCGCTTGCCAAATCATTATACGACAAGCTTTCCGCGCAAGGTGAAGAAAATAGCGGGACTCAAAGCATTTATAAGCTTTGGGTGAAATAA